The proteins below are encoded in one region of Halocatena salina:
- the thiL gene encoding thiamine-phosphate kinase: protein MHERAALSLIDSWLPAAGDDGAVVDDLVISTDMLHESTDFPTGTTRYTAGWRSVGASLSDIAAMGVEATAAVAVYGSPSFEENALRDFIDGARAACDLCDAAYVGGDLDEHAEFTVATTAIGSGTSPVSRSGATPGETLCVTGTLGRSAAALELFEHDPESANSLFRFEPRVTTGQAIASHAGAMMDSSDGLARSLHQLADASGCGFDVDRDSLPIDERVYSTTTDASEAFEHAVHFGEDFELVFTTDDVGTVQTVASVPVTPIGTVTERGVTIDGEPLPDRGYSH, encoded by the coding sequence ATGCACGAACGGGCTGCACTTTCGCTCATCGATTCGTGGCTTCCGGCGGCGGGTGACGACGGGGCGGTCGTGGATGATCTCGTGATTTCGACGGATATGCTCCACGAAAGCACGGACTTTCCGACCGGAACGACGCGGTACACGGCAGGATGGCGGTCGGTCGGCGCATCGCTGTCCGACATCGCCGCCATGGGCGTCGAGGCCACGGCAGCGGTCGCGGTGTACGGGTCACCTTCTTTCGAGGAGAACGCACTGCGGGATTTCATCGACGGTGCGCGAGCAGCGTGTGACCTGTGCGATGCGGCGTACGTCGGTGGGGATCTCGACGAACACGCTGAGTTCACTGTTGCGACGACCGCCATCGGCAGCGGTACCTCCCCGGTTTCCCGATCGGGAGCAACGCCGGGTGAAACACTCTGTGTGACCGGTACGCTGGGACGCAGCGCGGCCGCCCTCGAACTGTTCGAGCACGATCCCGAGTCGGCGAACTCGCTGTTTCGCTTCGAGCCGCGCGTCACTACCGGACAGGCGATCGCATCTCACGCGGGCGCGATGATGGACTCTAGCGACGGGCTTGCTCGGTCGCTCCACCAACTCGCTGACGCCAGCGGCTGTGGATTCGACGTGGACCGCGATTCGCTCCCGATCGACGAGCGCGTGTACAGCACTACGACCGACGCCTCCGAAGCGTTCGAGCACGCCGTTCATTTCGGCGAGGATTTCGAACTCGTCTTCACGACTGACGACGTGGGGACGGTTCAGACGGTTGCATCCGTGCCGGTGACGCCGATCGGCACCGTCACCGAACGCGGTGTGACGATCGACGGTGAACCGCTCCCAGACCGCGGGTACAGCCACTAA
- a CDS encoding 30S ribosomal protein S19e encodes MTTFYDVPTDALIEAVGEELDIEAPEWAAYTKSGVSRELPPEDENFWQRRGASLLRRVAIDGPVGIERLRTQYGGSKQGSTRYRVRPDMKADASGNVIRTILQQLESEGLVEIAEGEGRRITGAGRSLLDETASDVLEDLDRPELERYA; translated from the coding sequence ATGACGACGTTTTACGACGTGCCGACCGACGCGCTCATCGAAGCGGTCGGTGAGGAACTCGACATCGAAGCACCGGAGTGGGCGGCCTACACGAAATCGGGCGTCTCCCGCGAACTTCCCCCCGAAGATGAGAACTTCTGGCAACGTCGTGGGGCTAGCCTCCTGCGGCGGGTGGCAATCGATGGCCCAGTCGGAATCGAGCGACTGCGGACGCAGTACGGTGGCTCGAAGCAGGGATCGACGCGGTACCGCGTCCGTCCCGATATGAAAGCCGACGCCAGCGGTAACGTCATCCGTACCATTCTCCAACAGCTCGAATCCGAGGGTCTCGTGGAGATCGCAGAGGGAGAAGGCCGACGGATCACCGGCGCAGGTCGTTCGCTCCTCGATGAGACCGCATCGGACGTACTCGAGGATCTCGATCGCCCCGAACTGGAACGGTACGCCTGA
- a CDS encoding DNA-binding protein: MGMSSEDELEELRQKKMEQLKEQQQQQDVDEEALQAQQEQAEAQKKAVLRQNLTDGARKRLNTVKMSKPEHGEQIERQVIALAQSGRVQGKIDENQMKQLLDELTPDSQSFNIRRR, translated from the coding sequence ATGGGCATGTCGAGCGAGGACGAGCTCGAGGAACTCCGACAGAAGAAGATGGAACAGCTCAAAGAGCAACAGCAACAGCAGGACGTCGACGAGGAGGCGCTCCAGGCCCAACAGGAACAGGCCGAAGCCCAAAAGAAGGCGGTGCTTCGTCAGAACCTCACCGATGGCGCTAGAAAGCGCCTCAACACGGTGAAGATGTCCAAACCCGAACACGGAGAGCAGATCGAGCGCCAAGTGATCGCTCTCGCACAGAGTGGTCGTGTGCAAGGTAAAATCGACGAGAATCAGATGAAGCAGCTCCTCGATGAGCTGACACCGGATTCTCAGAGCTTTAATATTCGCAGGCGCTGA
- the hisS gene encoding histidine--tRNA ligase, whose amino-acid sequence MYEHIKGFRDFYPEEMGARRSVVDTLERVARQYGFREVGTPALERTQLYVDKSGEEIIEELYSFADQGGRELALTPELTPTVARMVVAKQQALTKPIKWFSTRPFWRYEEPQQGRFREFYQTNVDSFGSSDPAADAEILAFTADALTELGLTGAEFEFRVSHRDILGGLLETFDADVDVAGAIRAVDKREKIERAAYYDLLVECGLTRSQASTFDELLSANDLSELTAFSDNERLTDAVTNLREVLAATEDFGAREYCTVSLDTARGLDYYTGTVFECFDSTGDVSRSVFGGGRYDDLIEGYGGQPTPAVGVALGHSTLSLLLERAGVWPEEAITTDYYVLQVGETRSVAAEIVQSLRTLGHTVETDVSGRSFGAQMGYADSINAQTVIIVGEQDLESDQVTIKDMQSGEQTTAPLDSFPPEQGRPTYDDYA is encoded by the coding sequence ATGTACGAGCACATCAAGGGGTTCCGTGATTTCTACCCCGAGGAGATGGGTGCGCGACGGTCTGTCGTCGACACCTTAGAGCGCGTTGCCCGTCAGTATGGCTTTCGAGAGGTGGGAACGCCAGCACTCGAACGCACACAGCTGTACGTCGACAAAAGCGGCGAAGAGATCATCGAGGAACTGTATTCGTTCGCCGATCAGGGCGGGCGGGAGCTCGCACTCACCCCAGAACTGACACCGACCGTGGCACGTATGGTCGTCGCCAAACAACAGGCGCTCACGAAGCCGATCAAATGGTTCTCGACGCGCCCGTTCTGGCGGTACGAAGAGCCACAACAGGGTCGGTTCCGGGAGTTTTATCAGACGAACGTCGACAGCTTCGGTTCGTCCGATCCGGCAGCGGACGCCGAGATACTCGCGTTTACGGCGGATGCGCTCACCGAACTCGGACTCACAGGCGCGGAGTTCGAATTCCGCGTCAGCCACCGGGACATCCTGGGCGGACTGCTCGAAACGTTCGACGCTGATGTCGACGTGGCTGGAGCGATCCGCGCGGTCGACAAGCGCGAAAAGATCGAACGGGCGGCGTATTACGATCTGTTGGTTGAATGTGGTCTGACACGATCACAAGCCAGCACGTTTGATGAGCTGCTGTCGGCCAACGATCTCTCGGAGCTGACGGCGTTTTCCGACAACGAGCGACTGACCGACGCCGTCACGAACCTTCGGGAAGTGTTGGCAGCCACCGAGGATTTCGGTGCACGCGAATACTGCACGGTCTCACTGGATACGGCACGCGGATTGGATTATTACACCGGGACCGTATTCGAGTGTTTCGACTCGACGGGGGATGTCTCCCGATCGGTGTTCGGCGGCGGTCGATACGACGATCTGATCGAAGGGTACGGCGGACAGCCGACGCCAGCGGTCGGCGTTGCACTGGGACATTCGACGCTCTCGTTGTTGCTCGAACGAGCGGGGGTGTGGCCCGAGGAAGCGATCACAACCGATTACTACGTGTTGCAGGTCGGGGAGACACGCAGCGTTGCCGCTGAGATCGTGCAGTCCTTGCGTACACTCGGCCACACTGTCGAAACCGACGTTTCGGGACGGAGCTTCGGGGCACAGATGGGGTACGCCGACAGCATCAACGCCCAAACGGTGATCATCGTCGGCGAGCAGGATCTCGAATCCGATCAAGTGACGATCAAAGACATGCAGAGCGGCGAGCAGACGACGGCACCGCTCGATTCGTTCCCGCCAGAGCAGGGACGACCGACGTACGACGACTACGCTTGA
- the truA gene encoding tRNA pseudouridine(38-40) synthase TruA: protein MHRAFRLAYDGSNYHGFQRQPDVPTVEDELFGALMALGVFDGDHRPEGYAAAGRTDKGVSAVAQTVSFDCPTWLVPRALNSELPSAIRAWASAEAPTGFHATHDASYREYTYHLHAPDADRQRARETLTALSGSHDFHNLTVDTDRTRRTLETDLETAGPYLRVTLRAPGFARQLVRRIVGLLTAVAHGDRDDVDRVLSSEQLTGPDGVCAAPPEPLVLTHVEYPMLDFDRDVSAATSATKLFETKRIEQETRSRVAGTIHRMIDEPFTNQ from the coding sequence ATGCACCGCGCGTTCCGACTGGCCTACGACGGCAGCAACTACCACGGCTTTCAGCGCCAGCCCGATGTACCGACCGTCGAAGACGAACTGTTCGGCGCGCTCATGGCGCTCGGCGTCTTCGACGGAGACCATCGGCCAGAGGGCTATGCCGCTGCCGGTCGGACAGACAAAGGAGTGTCTGCTGTCGCCCAAACGGTTTCTTTTGACTGTCCAACGTGGCTCGTACCACGAGCACTCAACAGCGAACTTCCGTCTGCTATTCGAGCGTGGGCGAGTGCCGAGGCACCGACTGGATTTCACGCGACCCACGACGCCTCCTACCGCGAGTACACGTATCACCTCCACGCACCGGATGCGGATCGACAGCGAGCACGCGAAACGTTGACCGCGCTCAGTGGGTCCCACGATTTCCACAACTTGACCGTTGATACGGACCGTACTCGGCGGACGCTCGAGACAGACCTCGAAACGGCTGGTCCGTACCTCCGTGTTACACTCCGAGCACCCGGATTCGCTCGTCAGCTCGTCCGCCGCATCGTCGGACTCCTCACAGCAGTCGCACACGGTGACCGGGATGACGTCGATCGCGTGCTCTCTTCCGAGCAGCTCACCGGTCCCGACGGCGTGTGTGCCGCCCCGCCCGAGCCGCTGGTGTTGACCCACGTCGAATACCCCATGCTGGACTTCGATCGTGACGTTTCGGCAGCGACAAGCGCCACGAAACTGTTCGAGACAAAACGAATCGAACAGGAAACACGATCACGAGTAGCTGGGACGATCCATAGAATGATCGATGAACCATTCACCAATCAGTAA